One window from the genome of Thermus sediminis encodes:
- the carB gene encoding carbamoyl-phosphate synthase large subunit: protein MPPRRDLRKILIIGSGPITIGQAAEFDYSGTQAVKALRGAGYEAILVNSNPATIMTDPELAERTYVEPLTLEALEKVIAKEAPDALLPTLGGQTALNLAMALHEEGILDRYGVELIGAKAEAIRKGEDREAFQKAMRKIGLEVPRGQMVGSVEEGLHFAREVGYPVVVRPSFTLGGTGGGIARSEAELKEVLARGLALSPVHTALVEESVLGWKEFELEVMRDHADTVVIITSIENLDPMGVHTGDSITVAPAQTLSDLEYQRMRDAAKAVIREIGVDTGGSNIQFAVDPKTGRQVVIEMNPRVSRSSALASKATGFPIAKIAALLAVGYRLDELPNDITRKTPASFEPTIDYVVVKIPRFAFEKFKDLPNTLGELGDELGTQMKSVGEVMAMGRTFKEALMKALRGLERDVRALAGVRTEDLERKLYPNPDRIYAVLELLRRGMPVEALHQATRIDPWFLHQMQEIVEAEAWLKDDPPKDRETWRFYKGLGLSDAWMGELLGRGEGEVRKARQALGVAPVYKTVDTCAAEFEAYTPYHYSTYELEDEVWPTGKPKVVILGSGPIRISQGVEFDYATVHAVWALKEAGFETIMVNSNPETVSTDYDTADRLYFEPLTLEDVLNLVEHEKPLGVIATLGGQTPLKLAKGLEEAGVRLLGTPFQAIHQAEDREAFHRLCQRLGIPQPEGRVARSPEEALRLAEEVGFPLLARPSYVLGGRAMRVLRSQEELRRYLEEVYEPLQEKPSILLDRYLEGALELDVDALSDGEEVMVAGVMEHVERAGVHSGDSATVLPPVHLSEAALNKVRDYTRRLALALGVKGLLNVQYAVLREEVYVLEANPRASRTVPFVSKAIGLPLAKLAALIAVGKTLRELGVRDLDPVPPHYAVKEVVIPWLKFPGVIPVLGPEMRSTGESMGIDEDPYLAYYKAQLGAGQRLPLFGRVRFLGEGEALEEVKRAYLEAGFTLSEGEYDLLISLLPHPELRRAVEGGLPFITTLEGAFWSLKAILRARQKPLGVRSLQGWHRLYNRVQ from the coding sequence ATGCCGCCGAGAAGAGACCTCAGGAAAATCCTCATCATCGGCTCCGGGCCCATCACCATAGGCCAGGCCGCGGAGTTTGACTACTCGGGCACCCAGGCGGTGAAAGCCCTGAGGGGAGCGGGGTACGAGGCCATCCTGGTCAACTCCAACCCCGCCACCATCATGACCGACCCGGAGCTTGCGGAAAGGACCTATGTTGAGCCCCTCACCCTGGAGGCCCTGGAGAAGGTCATCGCCAAGGAGGCCCCGGACGCCCTCCTCCCCACCCTGGGGGGGCAGACGGCCTTGAACCTCGCCATGGCCCTCCACGAGGAGGGGATTTTGGACCGCTACGGGGTGGAGCTCATCGGGGCCAAGGCGGAGGCCATCCGGAAGGGGGAGGACCGGGAAGCATTCCAGAAGGCCATGCGGAAGATCGGCCTCGAGGTGCCCCGGGGCCAGATGGTGGGGAGCGTGGAGGAAGGCCTCCACTTCGCCCGGGAGGTGGGCTACCCGGTGGTGGTCCGCCCCTCCTTCACCCTGGGGGGCACCGGGGGCGGCATCGCCAGGAGCGAGGCCGAGCTCAAAGAGGTCCTCGCCCGGGGCCTGGCCCTCTCCCCCGTCCACACCGCCTTGGTGGAGGAGTCGGTGCTGGGCTGGAAGGAGTTTGAGCTGGAGGTGATGCGGGACCACGCGGACACCGTGGTCATCATCACCAGCATCGAGAACCTGGACCCCATGGGGGTCCACACCGGGGACTCCATCACCGTGGCCCCCGCCCAGACCCTCTCCGACCTCGAGTACCAACGCATGCGGGACGCCGCCAAGGCGGTGATCCGGGAGATCGGGGTGGACACCGGGGGGTCCAACATCCAGTTCGCCGTGGACCCCAAAACAGGCCGCCAGGTGGTCATCGAGATGAACCCCCGGGTCTCCCGCTCCTCGGCCCTCGCCTCCAAGGCCACGGGCTTCCCCATCGCCAAGATCGCCGCCCTCCTGGCGGTGGGCTACCGCCTGGACGAGCTCCCCAACGACATCACCCGCAAGACCCCCGCCTCCTTTGAGCCCACCATCGACTACGTGGTGGTCAAGATCCCCCGCTTCGCCTTTGAGAAGTTTAAGGACCTCCCCAACACCCTGGGGGAGCTTGGGGACGAGCTTGGGACCCAGATGAAGTCCGTGGGGGAGGTGATGGCCATGGGCCGCACCTTCAAGGAGGCCCTCATGAAGGCCCTGAGGGGCCTGGAGAGGGACGTAAGGGCCCTGGCGGGGGTGAGGACAGAGGACCTGGAGCGGAAGCTCTACCCCAACCCCGACCGCATCTACGCCGTCTTGGAGCTTCTAAGACGGGGGATGCCCGTGGAGGCGCTCCATCAGGCCACCCGCATAGACCCCTGGTTCCTCCATCAGATGCAGGAGATCGTGGAGGCGGAGGCCTGGCTCAAGGACGACCCCCCCAAGGACCGGGAGACCTGGCGCTTCTACAAGGGGCTGGGGCTTTCCGATGCCTGGATGGGAGAGCTTTTGGGGAGGGGGGAGGGGGAGGTGCGGAAGGCGCGCCAGGCCCTGGGGGTGGCCCCCGTGTACAAGACCGTGGACACCTGCGCCGCCGAGTTTGAGGCCTACACCCCCTACCACTACTCCACCTACGAGCTGGAGGACGAGGTCTGGCCCACGGGGAAGCCCAAGGTGGTCATCCTGGGCTCGGGGCCCATAAGGATCAGCCAGGGGGTGGAGTTCGACTACGCCACGGTGCACGCCGTCTGGGCCCTGAAGGAGGCGGGCTTTGAGACCATCATGGTGAACTCCAACCCCGAGACCGTCTCCACCGACTACGACACCGCGGACCGCCTCTACTTTGAACCCCTCACCCTGGAGGACGTCCTCAACCTGGTGGAGCACGAGAAGCCCCTGGGGGTCATCGCCACCTTGGGGGGGCAGACCCCCTTGAAGCTGGCGAAGGGCCTCGAGGAGGCAGGGGTCAGGCTCCTCGGCACCCCCTTCCAGGCCATCCACCAGGCGGAGGACCGGGAGGCCTTCCACCGCCTCTGCCAACGCCTCGGCATCCCCCAGCCCGAAGGAAGGGTGGCGAGGAGCCCGGAAGAAGCCCTGAGGCTTGCGGAGGAGGTGGGCTTCCCCCTTCTGGCCCGGCCCAGCTATGTGCTGGGGGGGCGGGCCATGCGGGTCCTGAGGAGCCAAGAGGAGCTCAGGCGCTACCTGGAGGAGGTCTACGAGCCCCTGCAGGAAAAGCCCTCCATCCTCCTGGACCGCTACCTGGAAGGGGCCTTGGAGCTAGACGTGGACGCCCTCTCCGACGGGGAGGAGGTCATGGTGGCCGGGGTGATGGAGCACGTGGAGCGGGCCGGGGTCCACTCCGGGGACTCGGCCACGGTGCTTCCCCCGGTCCACCTCTCCGAGGCCGCCTTGAACAAGGTCCGGGACTACACCCGCCGCCTGGCCCTAGCCCTCGGGGTCAAGGGGCTTTTGAACGTCCAGTACGCCGTCCTCAGGGAGGAGGTCTACGTCCTCGAGGCCAACCCCCGGGCCAGCCGCACCGTCCCCTTCGTCTCCAAGGCCATCGGCCTGCCCCTGGCCAAGCTGGCGGCCCTCATCGCCGTGGGCAAGACCCTAAGGGAGCTCGGCGTGCGGGACCTGGACCCCGTCCCCCCCCACTACGCGGTGAAGGAGGTGGTCATCCCCTGGCTCAAGTTCCCCGGGGTGATCCCCGTCCTCGGGCCGGAGATGCGCTCCACCGGGGAGAGCATGGGGATAGACGAGGACCCCTACCTGGCCTACTACAAAGCCCAGCTCGGGGCGGGGCAAAGGCTTCCCCTCTTTGGGCGGGTGCGCTTCCTCGGCGAGGGAGAGGCGTTGGAAGAGGTGAAGCGGGCCTACCTGGAGGCGGGCTTTACCTTGAGCGAGGGGGAGTACGACCTCCTCATCAGCCTCCTCCCCCACCCTGAGCTGAGGCGGGCCGTGGAGGGGGGGCTTCCCTTCATCACCACCCTCGAGGGGGCCTTCTGGAGCCTGAAGGCCATCCTCCGGGCCCGGCAAAAACCCCTAGGGGTGCGGAGCCTCCAGGGGTGGCACCGGTTGTACAATAGGGTGCAATGA
- a CDS encoding cyclic-di-AMP receptor, which produces MKLVIAIVQDTDAPGLTKALLERGLQSTKLASTGGFLREGNTTLLIGLEDDRVPEVLELIREKCRTRTRLVTRALPLSEAPDPFLQNPVEVQVGGAVVFVVPVEGFFKV; this is translated from the coding sequence ATGAAGCTCGTCATTGCCATTGTGCAGGACACGGACGCCCCTGGGCTCACCAAGGCCCTTCTGGAACGGGGGCTCCAGTCCACCAAGCTGGCCTCCACCGGGGGGTTTCTCAGGGAAGGGAACACCACCCTCCTCATCGGCCTGGAGGACGATAGGGTCCCCGAGGTCCTGGAGCTGATCCGGGAGAAGTGCCGCACCCGCACCCGCCTGGTTACCCGCGCCCTCCCCCTCTCCGAGGCCCCCGACCCCTTCCTGCAAAACCCTGTAGAGGTCCAGGTGGGTGGGGCTGTGGTCTTCGTAGTGCCGGTGGAGGGATTTTTCAAGGTGTGA
- a CDS encoding CoA transferase — MAPSAWPPGRVLDLTRLLPGPLAGKLLLEMGFPVLKVEPPGGDPLEALAPEAYAFLNAGKEILSLDLKAAEGRERLMALVRESALLLESNRPGVMERLGLGPEALLGQNPGLVYVRLRGYPDTPDPGHDLTYLAEAGLLGRFPWQSFQFADLAGAYALALTALKGLLLGGGFYEVALSEAVKAMAYPPVPFLDGSALCYGVYPAEEGEVALAALEPHLWARFCERAGLPDLLHLAFSPAWEGNPAYQRLRARLLERTALEWEAWARAEGLPLRRVKGKTPGP, encoded by the coding sequence ATGGCGCCCTCCGCATGGCCCCCCGGTAGGGTCCTGGACCTGACCCGCCTTCTTCCCGGGCCCCTGGCGGGGAAGCTCCTTTTGGAGATGGGCTTTCCCGTCCTCAAGGTGGAGCCCCCCGGGGGGGACCCCCTGGAGGCCCTGGCCCCCGAGGCCTACGCCTTCCTAAACGCAGGCAAGGAGATCCTGAGCCTGGACCTGAAGGCCGCGGAGGGCCGGGAGCGGCTCATGGCCCTGGTGCGGGAGAGCGCCCTCCTCCTGGAGTCCAACCGCCCTGGGGTCATGGAGCGGCTGGGCCTGGGGCCGGAGGCGCTCCTCGGCCAGAACCCCGGGCTGGTCTACGTGCGCCTCCGGGGGTATCCGGACACCCCCGACCCCGGCCATGACCTCACCTACCTGGCGGAGGCGGGGCTTCTCGGCCGCTTTCCCTGGCAATCTTTCCAGTTCGCCGATCTGGCGGGGGCCTACGCCCTGGCCCTCACGGCCCTGAAGGGCCTCCTCCTGGGGGGAGGGTTTTACGAGGTGGCCCTCTCCGAGGCGGTGAAGGCCATGGCCTACCCCCCCGTCCCTTTCCTGGACGGCTCCGCCCTCTGCTACGGGGTCTACCCCGCCGAGGAGGGGGAGGTGGCCCTGGCGGCCCTTGAACCCCACCTCTGGGCCCGCTTCTGCGAGAGGGCGGGCCTTCCCGACCTCCTCCACCTCGCCTTCAGCCCCGCCTGGGAGGGGAACCCCGCCTACCAGAGGCTTCGCGCCCGCCTCCTGGAGCGCACCGCCCTGGAGTGGGAGGCCTGGGCCCGGGCAGAGGGGCTTCCCTTGCGCAGGGTGAAGGGAAAAACCCCCGGCCCTTGA
- a CDS encoding SDR family NAD(P)-dependent oxidoreductase produces the protein MERSALVTGGASGLGRAAALALRAKGYKVVVLDLRRGEESLLYVEGDVAREGDVERAVAEAVAQGPLFAVVNAAGVGLARKILGREGPHDLEGFRKVIEVNLVGTFNVLRLAAWAMRENPPDGEGGRGVIVNTASVAAYEGQIGQAAYAASKGGVVALTLPAARELAEWGIRVVTLAPGLFDTPLLQGLPEKAKASLAEQVPFPRRLGRPEEYASLVLHILENPMLNGEVIRLDGALRMAPR, from the coding sequence ATGGAAAGGAGCGCTTTGGTGACGGGCGGGGCCTCGGGCCTGGGCCGGGCGGCGGCTTTGGCCCTTAGGGCCAAGGGGTACAAGGTGGTGGTCCTGGACCTCAGGCGGGGGGAGGAGAGCCTCCTCTACGTGGAGGGGGATGTGGCCCGGGAAGGGGATGTGGAGCGGGCGGTGGCGGAGGCCGTGGCCCAAGGGCCCCTCTTCGCCGTGGTGAACGCTGCGGGGGTGGGCCTGGCCAGGAAGATCCTGGGACGGGAGGGGCCCCACGACCTGGAGGGCTTCCGGAAGGTCATTGAGGTCAACCTGGTGGGCACCTTCAACGTCCTGCGCCTCGCTGCTTGGGCCATGCGGGAGAACCCCCCGGACGGGGAGGGAGGGCGGGGGGTCATCGTGAACACCGCCAGCGTGGCCGCCTACGAGGGGCAGATCGGCCAGGCGGCCTACGCCGCCAGCAAGGGGGGCGTGGTGGCCCTCACCCTGCCCGCGGCCCGGGAGCTCGCCGAGTGGGGCATCCGGGTGGTGACCCTCGCCCCGGGCCTCTTTGACACCCCCCTCCTCCAGGGGCTTCCCGAGAAGGCCAAGGCCTCCTTGGCGGAGCAGGTGCCCTTTCCCCGGCGCCTGGGCCGCCCCGAGGAGTACGCCTCCTTAGTGCTCCACATCCTGGAAAACCCCATGCTAAATGGGGAGGTGATCCGGCTGGATGGCGCCCTCCGCATGGCCCCCCGGTAG
- a CDS encoding thiolase family protein: MGEPVILEAARTPIGRRNGALRAWRPDALYARVLDALLERTGVDPGLIGDVVTGCVTQVGEQGANVGRLAVLLSRLPQEVPAVTLNRMCGSSQQAVHFAAQAIAAGDLDFAIAGGVESMTRVPMFSDIGGGFSTLNPALFQRYELVHQGESAERIAERYGFCREELDEWGYLSHKRAAQAEREGRFLGQLVPVEGLDAEGRPFLLARDEGVRPDVDYERMLSLKPVFRENGVVTAGNSSQISDGAAAVLLGDREKALALGLRPRARFLARVVVAGDPTLQLLEVIPAAKRALEKARRSIRDVDVIEVNEAFASVVLAFLRELGPDPERLNPNGGAIAHGHPLGATGAVLMTKLLHELERTGGEFGLQVMCIGHGQATATVIQRI; this comes from the coding sequence ATGGGAGAGCCGGTGATCCTCGAGGCGGCGCGCACCCCCATCGGCAGGCGGAACGGGGCCCTGAGGGCGTGGCGGCCCGATGCCCTCTACGCCCGGGTCTTGGACGCCCTTCTTGAACGCACGGGAGTGGACCCAGGCCTCATCGGGGACGTGGTCACGGGCTGTGTGACCCAGGTGGGGGAGCAGGGGGCCAACGTGGGGCGGCTCGCCGTCCTCCTCTCCCGGCTTCCCCAGGAGGTCCCCGCCGTCACCCTAAACCGGATGTGCGGCTCTAGCCAGCAGGCGGTCCACTTCGCCGCCCAGGCCATCGCCGCCGGCGACCTGGACTTCGCCATCGCCGGGGGGGTGGAGAGCATGACCCGGGTGCCCATGTTCTCGGACATCGGCGGGGGGTTTTCGACCCTTAACCCCGCCCTCTTCCAGCGGTATGAGCTTGTTCACCAGGGGGAGAGCGCCGAGCGCATCGCCGAGCGGTACGGGTTCTGCCGGGAGGAACTGGACGAGTGGGGCTATCTCTCCCATAAGCGGGCGGCCCAGGCGGAGCGGGAGGGGCGCTTCCTGGGGCAGCTGGTGCCGGTAGAGGGGCTGGATGCGGAGGGGAGGCCCTTTCTCCTCGCCCGGGACGAGGGGGTGCGGCCCGACGTGGACTACGAGAGGATGCTCTCCCTCAAGCCCGTCTTCCGGGAGAACGGGGTGGTCACCGCCGGTAACTCCAGCCAGATCTCCGACGGGGCGGCGGCGGTTCTCCTGGGGGATAGGGAAAAGGCCCTGGCCTTGGGCCTGAGGCCTAGGGCCCGCTTCCTGGCCCGGGTGGTGGTGGCGGGGGACCCTACCCTGCAGCTTCTGGAGGTGATCCCCGCGGCCAAGAGGGCCCTGGAAAAGGCCAGGCGCTCCATCCGGGACGTGGACGTCATAGAGGTCAACGAGGCCTTCGCCAGCGTGGTCCTGGCCTTCTTAAGGGAGCTTGGCCCAGACCCGGAAAGGCTTAACCCAAACGGCGGGGCCATCGCCCACGGCCACCCCCTGGGGGCCACGGGGGCCGTCCTCATGACCAAGCTCCTCCACGAGCTGGAGCGGACCGGTGGGGAGTTCGGCCTCCAGGTGATGTGCATCGGCCACGGCCAGGCCACGGCCACGGTCATCCAGAGGATTTAG
- a CDS encoding acyl-CoA dehydrogenase family protein: METLEAVRDLARRFARERVLPQAARLDREARFPWELFREAAALGFPTLVVPEAFGGAGLGPRALALVAEELAYACPGVAAALLLNNLVADALLLSESRYAQAFLPRLKAEVASYALTEPHAGSDVAAIRTWAERVPGGYRLYGRKTWISHAPEAGFFVVFAKVAEGREGIAAFLVERKEGVEVGPPLPKMGQKASSAAEVALEGVFVPEEALIAREGFRLAMRVFDRSRPMVAAMAVGLLRRALDEALAYARVREAFGRPLFEHQGVGFKLAEMAMDLEAARLLAHRAADLAERGEANALEAAMAKAFAADAAVRGVSEALQVFGGNGYSEDYPMAKLYRDAKVLQIYEGTSEIQRVIVLRELLRRERWESR, encoded by the coding sequence GTGGAAACCCTCGAGGCGGTGCGGGACCTGGCCCGGCGCTTCGCCCGGGAAAGGGTTCTCCCCCAGGCGGCTAGGCTGGACCGGGAGGCCCGGTTTCCCTGGGAGCTTTTCCGGGAGGCCGCGGCCTTGGGCTTTCCTACCCTGGTGGTGCCCGAGGCCTTTGGGGGTGCAGGGCTTGGGCCCAGGGCCCTGGCCCTGGTGGCGGAGGAGCTCGCCTACGCCTGCCCTGGGGTGGCGGCGGCCCTCCTCCTCAACAACCTGGTGGCCGACGCCCTTCTCCTCTCCGAAAGCCGGTACGCCCAGGCCTTCCTGCCCCGCCTGAAGGCGGAGGTGGCCTCCTACGCCCTGACCGAGCCCCACGCGGGCTCGGACGTGGCCGCCATCCGCACCTGGGCGGAGCGGGTTCCGGGAGGCTATCGGCTTTATGGCCGCAAGACCTGGATCAGCCACGCCCCCGAGGCGGGCTTTTTCGTGGTCTTCGCCAAGGTGGCCGAGGGGCGGGAGGGGATCGCCGCCTTCTTGGTGGAGCGGAAGGAGGGGGTGGAGGTGGGCCCGCCCCTGCCTAAGATGGGGCAGAAGGCCTCTTCCGCCGCCGAGGTGGCCCTGGAGGGGGTCTTCGTCCCCGAGGAGGCCCTCATCGCCCGGGAGGGCTTCCGCCTGGCCATGCGGGTCTTTGACCGCTCCCGGCCCATGGTGGCGGCCATGGCCGTGGGCCTCCTGCGCCGGGCCTTGGACGAGGCCCTAGCCTACGCCAGGGTGCGGGAGGCCTTTGGCAGGCCCCTTTTTGAGCACCAGGGGGTGGGGTTCAAGCTGGCGGAGATGGCCATGGACCTTGAGGCCGCCCGCCTCCTCGCCCACCGGGCCGCGGACCTGGCGGAGAGGGGGGAGGCCAACGCCTTAGAGGCGGCCATGGCCAAGGCCTTCGCCGCGGACGCCGCGGTGCGGGGGGTTTCCGAGGCCCTCCAGGTCTTTGGGGGCAACGGCTACTCGGAGGACTACCCCATGGCCAAGCTTTACCGGGACGCCAAGGTGCTCCAGATCTACGAGGGCACCTCGGAGATCCAGCGGGTTATTGTGCTTAGGGAGCTCCTTAGGAGGGAAAGATGGGAGAGCCGGTGA
- a CDS encoding IS256 family transposase, whose translation MNQEGFKRLTKEEISRRIREGVKAIIEQVLEEEMTEHLAAGYRERTPSRRGERNGHYTRDLITPAGKIAQLRVPRDREGTFLTEVLERYKRMTGEVEEAVLEMDLQGVSTRKVAAITEGLSRVRIAKDAVSRVAQRLEEAPSAWRGRPLELAYPYLYLDAAYFKVNRGGRVVDLALLVAVGVNEKGYRGHGRSPYLLLLAVEPAGGERKEAWRNLRKGLVERGLRGVRLVISDDPPSIRQAARAELPGASWQRCGAPGGVCGAAAGHGGISGPRVC comes from the coding sequence ATGAACCAAGAGGGGTTCAAGAGGTTGACCAAGGAGGAGATCAGCCGGCGCATCCGGGAAGGGGTCAAGGCCATCATCGAGCAGGTGTTGGAAGAAGAGATGACCGAGCACCTGGCTGCGGGTTACCGTGAGCGCACCCCGAGCCGCCGCGGGGAGCGGAACGGCCACTACACCCGGGACCTCATCACGCCGGCAGGCAAGATCGCGCAGCTCCGGGTACCCCGGGACCGGGAGGGGACTTTCCTGACCGAGGTGTTGGAGCGCTACAAGCGGATGACCGGGGAGGTGGAAGAGGCCGTCCTGGAGATGGACCTGCAAGGGGTCTCCACCCGCAAGGTGGCGGCCATCACCGAAGGTCTGTCCCGAGTGCGGATTGCTAAGGACGCGGTCTCCAGGGTAGCCCAGCGCCTGGAGGAGGCGCCCTCTGCCTGGCGGGGCCGGCCCTTGGAGCTGGCTTACCCCTACCTCTACCTGGACGCGGCCTACTTCAAGGTGAACCGGGGCGGGCGGGTGGTGGACCTGGCCCTGCTGGTGGCGGTGGGGGTGAACGAGAAAGGCTACCGAGGTCACGGGCGCAGCCCGTACCTTTTGCTGCTGGCGGTGGAACCGGCGGGCGGGGAGCGGAAGGAGGCCTGGAGGAACCTCCGGAAGGGTCTGGTGGAGCGGGGGCTTCGTGGGGTGAGGCTGGTCATTTCCGACGACCCCCCTTCCATCCGCCAGGCGGCGAGGGCCGAGCTTCCTGGGGCCAGCTGGCAGCGGTGCGGAGCTCCAGGAGGTGTTTGTGGCGCGGCGGCGGGGCACGGCGGAATCTCTGGCCCGAGAGTTTGTTGA
- a CDS encoding transposase: MARRRGTAESLAREFVERYRDRYRRGVEVFAQGLGEALIHLDFPSGHQKHIKGTNALERLFREVKRRTRAVGVFPSEGSLGNLATVVMLRATEDWALRRYLDMAPLWAAEEKPTKIAT; this comes from the coding sequence GTGGCGCGGCGGCGGGGCACGGCGGAATCTCTGGCCCGAGAGTTTGTTGAACGCTACCGGGACCGGTACAGGCGAGGGGTGGAGGTGTTTGCCCAGGGTTTGGGGGAAGCTCTGATCCACCTGGACTTTCCCAGCGGCCACCAGAAGCACATCAAGGGCACGAATGCGCTGGAGCGGCTTTTCCGGGAGGTGAAGCGGCGGACCAGGGCGGTTGGGGTTTTCCCCAGCGAGGGGAGCCTAGGGAATCTGGCCACGGTGGTGATGCTGAGAGCCACGGAGGACTGGGCGCTCAGGCGTTACCTGGACATGGCCCCGCTTTGGGCCGCGGAAGAGAAACCCACAAAAATCGCTACTTGA